Within Amycolatopsis sp. cg5, the genomic segment CGCTCGTGCTCGGCGACGAGGCGACGGAACTCACGGAGGCCGTGAACATCCAGGCGTTCCCGACTTTCCTGCGGGTCAGTGGATCCCGGATCGACCAGGCGCAGACGTCCGTGGCGGCGCTCGCCGAGCCGGTGCCGTCGGCGTGAGCAAGCCGCTTGAACTCGCTCGCCAGGTCGTCGTGATCTGGCGGCTGTGCTGGCGGGCGGGCCGGTCACTCGCCATCGCGCAGCTGGCGCTCGCGGTGCTCGGCGGGCTGCTGCCGACCGCGACGGCCTGGCTGACGAAGTTCGTCGTCGACGACCTCGTCGCCGGACGCCCGGAAGCCGCGCTGCTCGCCGCGGGCGGGCTGCTGCTGAGCGGGGTCGGAGTGGGGCTGCTGCCGCCGCTTTCCGGTTACCTGCAAGCGGAACTGTCGCGGCGCATGGACCGCACGATGCAGGACGAGCTGTACACGCGGATCAACGGCTTCCAAGGGCTGGCACGCTTCGAAAGCCCGGGTTTCCTCAACGAGCTGAACATGGCCGTCGAGGCCTCCGGCGGCGCGATGCGGCCGGTGACCACCGGCCTGTTCGACGCGGGCCGCACGGTGATCACGCTGGTCAGCCTGCTGGCGACGCTTTCGCTGCTGAGCCCGATGATGGCCGTGCTGGTGACAGTCGCCGCCGTGCCCGCGTTGTTCGCCAGCCTGGCGCTCACCAAGGGCCGGGTCGGCATGATGGCGAGGCTTTCACCGGCGACGCGGCGTCGGGTCTTCTACTCCTCGCTGATCACGGATGTCCGTGGTGCCAAAGAAACCCGGCTGTTCGGGCTCGGCGGATTCCTCAAAGGACGGATGCTCAGCGAGCTGGACGTCATCCACGAGGGCGAGCGCGGGCTCGACCGCCGCGACGCCCGCACCCGGTCGCTGCTGGCCTTGCTGTCCGCGGTCGTCGCGGGCGCCGGCCTGCTCTGGGCGGTGTACGCGGCCGCGAGCGGGCAGCTCAGTGTCGGTGACGTGACGGCGTTCGTCGCCGCGGTCGCCGGTGCGCAAGGAGCGCTCGTCGGACTGGTCGGCAGTGTCGCGATGGCACATCACGCGCTGCTTTTGTTCGCCTACCACGTGAAAATGA encodes:
- a CDS encoding ABC transporter ATP-binding protein is translated as MSKPLELARQVVVIWRLCWRAGRSLAIAQLALAVLGGLLPTATAWLTKFVVDDLVAGRPEAALLAAGGLLLSGVGVGLLPPLSGYLQAELSRRMDRTMQDELYTRINGFQGLARFESPGFLNELNMAVEASGGAMRPVTTGLFDAGRTVITLVSLLATLSLLSPMMAVLVTVAAVPALFASLALTKGRVGMMARLSPATRRRVFYSSLITDVRGAKETRLFGLGGFLKGRMLSELDVIHEGERGLDRRDARTRSLLALLSAVVAGAGLLWAVYAAASGQLSVGDVTAFVAAVAGAQGALVGLVGSVAMAHHALLLFAYHVKMTSLPDDLPSHAGAVLPPLRTGIELRDVWFRYDESHPWVLRGVDLTLAHGESLALVGLNGAGKSTLIKLLCRFYDPSRGTILWDGVDIRDVPPEELRRRMGVLFQDYMSYDLTVAENIGVGDLDALDDRPRIEAAASRADIDMAIESLPRGYDTMLSRIFADQDDDRGVTLSGGQWQRLALARTLLRDESDLLILDEPSAGLDAQAEHEIHERLRTHRTGRTSLLVSHRLGAVREADRIVVLGGGRIVERGTHDEMITLDGEYARLFAIQADGYRTV